The Streptomyces sp. NBC_01689 genome includes a window with the following:
- the trxA gene encoding thioredoxin, whose product MSMMQATTVNCPNCGGTNRVPVAAEGRPKCGHCEQPLPWMVDAGDDDFTEVAERADVPVVVDLWATWCGPCRMVSPALEKVATDLAGRIKLVKVDIDKNPRLSQRFKVQAVPTLLVLDQGETVARQTGAAPAPALRPWVEQSIPAREG is encoded by the coding sequence ATGAGCATGATGCAGGCGACGACCGTTAATTGTCCCAACTGCGGGGGCACCAATCGAGTGCCCGTGGCCGCGGAGGGCCGCCCCAAGTGCGGCCACTGCGAGCAACCCCTACCGTGGATGGTGGACGCGGGCGACGACGACTTCACCGAGGTCGCCGAGCGGGCCGACGTCCCCGTCGTGGTCGACCTGTGGGCCACCTGGTGCGGCCCCTGCCGCATGGTCAGCCCGGCGCTGGAGAAGGTCGCCACCGACCTCGCCGGCCGCATCAAACTCGTCAAGGTCGACATCGACAAGAACCCTCGGCTGTCGCAGCGTTTCAAGGTCCAGGCCGTACCGACACTGCTCGTCCTCGACCAGGGCGAGACGGTCGCCCGGCAGACGGGGGCCGCGCCCGCCCCCGCGCTGCGCCCGTGGGTGGAACAGTCGATCCCCGCCCGGGAAGGGTGA